AGCGGACGTGAATGCTGATCCGCAACGCGTCAAAGACTTGCTGGTACAACAGGTAACCGCACCGGTACGCTGGGAAGAAAGTATGCAAAAGTTGCATACGCTCGGCTGTTCAGCCGCGGTTGAGGTTGGCCCAGGCAAAGTACTGGCTGGACTGCTGAAACGGATCGTGCCAGACTTGACCTGTGTGTCAGTCGGTGATCCCACGACATTGGCCGAAGCCCAGGGAGTAATAGCATGAGTGGCATCCTCGATGGGCAAGTTGCGTTAGTGACCGGTGCTTCGCGTGGTATCGGGCGTGCGATTGCTGAACGTTTAGCGCGTGATGGTGCGTTGGTTCTAGTGAATTATTTGCAATCACAAGCGGCGGCTGAAGAGGTCGTCGCGACCATCGCGCAAGCGCAAGGCAAAGCTGAACTGTGCCGTTTTGATGCCGCCAATGGTGGGGAAATTACTGCCGCAGTACAGACGATCCTTGAGCGTCACAAGAAGATCGATATTTTGGTGAACAACGCCGGGATTGCGATCAACAATTTGCTCCTTCGCCTCAAAGAAGAAGAGTGGGAGCAAGTGATGAACGTCAATTTGAAAGGTGTTTTCCTGTGTACGAAGGTTGTCTCGCGCGCGATGCTCCGACAGCACTATGGCCGTATCATTAACCTGAGTTCGGTGGTTGGGCAGTCAGGTAATGCCGGACAGGCGGCGTATGCGGCATCGAAGGCGGGTATTATTGGCTTCACCAAGTCGATGGCGAAAGAGCTGGCTTCGCGGGCCATTACCGTGAACGCGGTTGCACCGGGATTTATTGAAACTGATATGACCGGGACCTTGCCAGAGGAGGTCAAAACAGGATATTTGACCCTTATTCCTGCCGGTCGATGGGGGACTCCTGCAGAAGTTGCAGAGGTTGTGGCGTTTCTGGCCAGCCCACTGGCGAGTTACATCACCGGCCAAGTGATTAATGTCAACGGCGGCATGTACGTATAAACAAAGAAGAAAATCATACATGCTGGCAGTTTCCGCTACACTGTCCAGAGGGGTTAGAGAGGAGAAGTACGATTATGGCAGGATCGATTGAAGATCGCGTAAAAGAGATCATTTGTGAACAACTTGGGGTCAGTGCCGACGAAGTCACCCCACAAGCGTCATTCATTGAGGACCTTGGGGCAGATTCACTCGACCTCGTTGAACTCGTAATGGCGCTCGAAGAAGAGTATGGTATGGAAATCTCAGACGAAGACGCTGAGAAAATTCGTACCGTGAACGATGTCCTTGAGTACATTAATAAACAAAAGAAGTAGACCTGAATTTGGAGTAAGTCCTGCTGCCTTTCGCCAAGGAGGCCGACCTACTCTTTACTATAGTCGCAGAATCGCAGTGACTTCTCCCCTGAGGTCCTGCGATTCTTTGTTTGTAGCTGGAAGATTTTGTATCATTTTTCCATGAGAACAATTCCCATGAATAGCGCACTTGCCCAATGTGACCCAGAAATTTACGCCGCAATCCAAAGCGAAACCGAACGACAAGAGTACAATTTAGAACTTATAGCCTCAGAAAACATTGTGAGTGAGGCCGTGCTCGAAGCGCAAGGTTCGGTTCTTACCAACAAGTATGCCGAAGGATACCCGGGCCGACGCTACTACGGTGGATGCGAGTATGTCGATGTTGTCGAACAACTTGCGATTGATCGCGCCAAGCAATTATTCGGGGCTGAGCACGCGAATGTACAGCCACACTCCGGGTCGCAGGCCAATATGTCGGCGTATTTCTCGCAGCTCCAGCCGGGCGATACGATCCTGAGCATGAATCTGTCGCATGGTGGTCACCTGACGCACGGCAGTCCGGTGAATTTCTCAGGAAAATTCTTCAAAGTCATTCCTTATGGCGTACGCGAGTCTGACCAGCGTATTGATTATGATGAAGTCGCGTCGTTAGCACGGCAACATCGCCCCAAAATGATCGTTGCCGGTCACAGTGCGTACCCGCGTCAGATCGATGCGGTCCCGTTTCGTAAGGTCGCCGACGAGGTCGGTGCAATGTTGATGGTTGATATTGCCCATTTTGCTGGGTTGGTGGCTGCAGGGATTCACCCTTCACCGTTGCCACATGCTGAAATCGTGACGACGACGACACACAAAACGCTACGGGGACCGCGAGGCGGCATGATCATGTGCAAAGCCGCATTGGCGAAGTCGATTGATTCCTCTATTTTTCCTGGAAACCAGGGTGGGCCACTAATGCACGTCATTGCGGCCAAAGCAGTGGCGTTCAAAGAGGCGCTCTCGCCGGAGTTCAAACAGTATCAGCAACAAATTGTGAACAACGCCAAGGCTCTGGCGCAGGGGTTATCGAAACGCGGCTTTCGCCTTGTTTCCGGTGGAACGGATAATCATTTGATGCTACTTGACCTGCGTGGAACGGAACTGACTGGGAAAGTGGCGCAGGAAACCCTTGATGTCGCGCGGATCACGGTCAATAAAAATGCAGTTCCTTTTGACAATCGCTCTCCGTTTGTGACGAGTGGGGTGCGGATCGGCACACCCGCAGTAACAAGTCGGGGGATGAAAGAGAAAGAAATGGATGTCATTGCTGACCTCATTTTCCGTGCGTTGCAGAAGGTTGGTGATGAGGGAGCGCTGAAAGCGATTGGCACGGAGGTACGCGATCTCTGTCAGCAGTTTCCGATGTATAAAGGGCGAGTGAAGACTGCTTAACGATAAATAGTGAGGCTAGAGGCTGGTTTGCCTCTTTTTTCAAGTCTCTCGCCTCTCGCTTCTAGTCTCTGCCATGAAATGTCCCTTCTGCGCTAGCTTAGAAAATCGAGTTATCGATTCACGCTTAAGTCGTGAAGGCGATGTCACACGCCGACGGCGCGAATGCACTCGCTGCGAGCGGCGCTTTACTACCTATGAACGGGTAGAAGAGATCCTTCCCCTGGTTGTCAAAAAAGATGGACGCCGGGAAGCGTATGATCGCTTAAAGGTGGTCAACGGTCTACGCAAAGCCTGTGAAAAACGTCCTGTGAGTATGGCGACGATCGAAGAAGTCGCCGATCGCATTGAGCACTTGCTGCAGAGCCGTGGCGAAAAAGAAATCGCCAGCGCGATGATTGGCGAAGAGATCATGCGTGAACTCTACAACCTCGATAAAGTCGCGTATGTCCGCTTTGCCTCGGTGTACCGCTCATTCCAAGATCTCGATGCGTTTATGCATGAATTGAAAGAGCTGGTTGATGGCCGTGGGCGCACGAGCGAGGAAGAAGAACGTAAGTCGCGCCGCCGCGCGCCTGGTGATCGAGCGAAGTCACAGCTGAGGGACTCGTGAGTAGTGCTGTCGACGAGCGGTTCATGCGACGCGCGATTGAACTGGCAACGAAAGCCTTAGGCCGTACAAGTCCGAATCCTGCAGTTGGTGCAGTCATTGTGCGAAACGGCCACGTGCTTGCTGAAGGGTTTCATCGTCTTGCTGGTCTTCCTCACGCAGAACGGGAGGCGTTACGCCGCCTGACCGGCTCCGCCCGTGGGGCTACTATTTACGTCAATCTCGAGCCATGTTCACACCACGGGCGCACCCCGCCATGTGCTGATGCCCTTATCGAAGCAGGTTTCAAGCGGGTCGTCGTTGGTATGGTTGATCCTAATCCACTGGTGCGGGGCCGAGGGCTCCGGCGTTTACAGCGAGCTGGAATCGCCGTCGAGGCTGGGGTGTTGCGCGAAGAATGTGAACGCTTGAATGAGGATTTTGCCTGTTTCATTCAGACCGGACGTCCATTTGTGACGCTGAAGCTGGCTGCGTCATTGGACGGTCGCATTGCCGCAGCCAGTGGTGACTCGCAGTGGATCAGTGGAGAACAGTCGCGCCGCATCGTGCACGAATTGCGCAATCGCGTCGATGCGATACTGGTCGGTGCAGAAACAGTTCGGAGCGATGATCCACAGTTGACGTGCCGAATACGTGGTGGTCGTGACCCACTGCGAGTTATTCTTGATACGCGTCTCAGTATTGCGCCGACAGCCCGTGTATGTACGCAACAATCACCTGCTCAGACCTTGATTGCGGTTGGTGAAGATCACGGGCAAAAGAAGAAGCTTGCTCAACTGGAAGCCCGAGGGGTACACGTCGTACCGTTTCCCACGAACAACGGCTATATCCCACTGCGCTCGTTGCTTGCAGAATTAGCCCAACGCGGGCATAAATCAGTGCTCATCGAAGGTGGTGGGCGGGTAGCTGCCGCCGCTTTTCGTGAAGGCGTGGTTGATAAGGTGTTGTTTTTTTACGCGCCACTCTTGCTTGGTGGCGACGGACGGGCCATGATTGGCCCCCTTGGGATAGACCGGGTTGCCGCTGGGCAGAAACTGCATACAATGACGGTTCAGCGCATCGGCAAGGATATTCTCGTAGCTGCTTATGTAGGTGAGAGAGGGAAACGCAATGGCCATTTCCACAGTGCCAGTTGAAGAGACCCTGGCAGATTTACGTGACAAGAAAATGATAGTCCTCGTTGACGAGGAGAACGAAAAAGGGGAAGCTGACGTTTGCGTCGCTGCTGAACACGTTACTCCCCAAACCATCAATTTCATGGCGACACACGCACGTGGGTTGATTTACCTCGTGCTCACTGAAGAAAAAATTCGCGAACTCGGAATTCCATTGTTAGGGAACGGTCGTCCCAATCCGCAGAAGCGAGTGTTTGGCGCTGCAATCGAGGCGCGGCGAGGGGTCACGACCGGCATTTCGGCCTATGATCGTGCCCTGACCATTACGGTTGCCGCCAAGGATGGAGCCGGGCCTGATGACATCGTCATGCCTGGACATATCCATCCTGTTGTCGCTCATCGTGGTGGTGTGCTCGCCCGTTTCGGTTTACCAGAAGGAGCGATGGATCTTGCTCACCTGGCAGGATGTCGGCCAGTAGCGGTGTTGTGTACGATCTTGCGGGAAGATGGTGGACTCGCCCAAGGTGAGGATG
This Deltaproteobacteria bacterium DNA region includes the following protein-coding sequences:
- the acpP gene encoding acyl carrier protein, translated to MAGSIEDRVKEIICEQLGVSADEVTPQASFIEDLGADSLDLVELVMALEEEYGMEISDEDAEKIRTVNDVLEYINKQKK
- the nrdR gene encoding transcriptional repressor NrdR, whose product is MKCPFCASLENRVIDSRLSREGDVTRRRRECTRCERRFTTYERVEEILPLVVKKDGRREAYDRLKVVNGLRKACEKRPVSMATIEEVADRIEHLLQSRGEKEIASAMIGEEIMRELYNLDKVAYVRFASVYRSFQDLDAFMHELKELVDGRGRTSEEEERKSRRRAPGDRAKSQLRDS
- a CDS encoding serine hydroxymethyltransferase — its product is MNSALAQCDPEIYAAIQSETERQEYNLELIASENIVSEAVLEAQGSVLTNKYAEGYPGRRYYGGCEYVDVVEQLAIDRAKQLFGAEHANVQPHSGSQANMSAYFSQLQPGDTILSMNLSHGGHLTHGSPVNFSGKFFKVIPYGVRESDQRIDYDEVASLARQHRPKMIVAGHSAYPRQIDAVPFRKVADEVGAMLMVDIAHFAGLVAAGIHPSPLPHAEIVTTTTHKTLRGPRGGMIMCKAALAKSIDSSIFPGNQGGPLMHVIAAKAVAFKEALSPEFKQYQQQIVNNAKALAQGLSKRGFRLVSGGTDNHLMLLDLRGTELTGKVAQETLDVARITVNKNAVPFDNRSPFVTSGVRIGTPAVTSRGMKEKEMDVIADLIFRALQKVGDEGALKAIGTEVRDLCQQFPMYKGRVKTA
- the ribD gene encoding bifunctional diaminohydroxyphosphoribosylaminopyrimidine deaminase/5-amino-6-(5-phosphoribosylamino)uracil reductase RibD yields the protein MRRAIELATKALGRTSPNPAVGAVIVRNGHVLAEGFHRLAGLPHAEREALRRLTGSARGATIYVNLEPCSHHGRTPPCADALIEAGFKRVVVGMVDPNPLVRGRGLRRLQRAGIAVEAGVLREECERLNEDFACFIQTGRPFVTLKLAASLDGRIAAASGDSQWISGEQSRRIVHELRNRVDAILVGAETVRSDDPQLTCRIRGGRDPLRVILDTRLSIAPTARVCTQQSPAQTLIAVGEDHGQKKKLAQLEARGVHVVPFPTNNGYIPLRSLLAELAQRGHKSVLIEGGGRVAAAAFREGVVDKVLFFYAPLLLGGDGRAMIGPLGIDRVAAGQKLHTMTVQRIGKDILVAAYVGERGKRNGHFHSAS
- the fabG gene encoding 3-oxoacyl-[acyl-carrier-protein] reductase, with the protein product MSGILDGQVALVTGASRGIGRAIAERLARDGALVLVNYLQSQAAAEEVVATIAQAQGKAELCRFDAANGGEITAAVQTILERHKKIDILVNNAGIAINNLLLRLKEEEWEQVMNVNLKGVFLCTKVVSRAMLRQHYGRIINLSSVVGQSGNAGQAAYAASKAGIIGFTKSMAKELASRAITVNAVAPGFIETDMTGTLPEEVKTGYLTLIPAGRWGTPAEVAEVVAFLASPLASYITGQVINVNGGMYV